A DNA window from Shewanella baltica contains the following coding sequences:
- the secG gene encoding preprotein translocase subunit SecG: MYEVLVVIYLLVALGLIGLVLIQQGKGADMGASFGAGASGTLFGSSGSGNFLTRTTAILAIAFFTLSLLIGNLSANHAKNEDSWKNLGSDTEQVTQPVEQGTQKSETKIPD; this comes from the coding sequence ATGTATGAAGTTCTAGTAGTTATTTACTTGTTGGTTGCATTAGGTCTGATCGGCCTAGTATTAATTCAGCAAGGTAAGGGAGCTGACATGGGGGCCTCTTTTGGCGCCGGTGCATCAGGTACTCTGTTTGGTTCAAGCGGTTCAGGTAACTTCCTGACACGCACTACGGCAATTCTTGCCATTGCGTTTTTTACTTTGAGTCTGCTAATTGGCAACTTAAGTGCAAACCACGCAAAAAATGAAGATTCATGGAAAAATTTAGGTTCAGACACTGAACAGGTCACACAACCTGTTGAGCAAGGAACCCAAAAGTCAGAAACGAAAATTCCTGACTAG
- the rimP gene encoding ribosome maturation factor RimP produces the protein MATLEFRLAEMLKVPVEALGFQLWGIEYVQAGKHSTLRVFIDGENGINIEDCANASRQVSAVLDVEDPISTEYTLEVSSPGVDRPLFTAEQYAGYVGEDVKLQLTMPVDGSRNLKGAITAVDGQMLSLKVNGKELVVALDNIRKGNLIAKF, from the coding sequence TTGGCAACGTTAGAATTCAGACTGGCAGAAATGCTCAAAGTACCTGTGGAAGCATTAGGCTTTCAGCTATGGGGCATTGAATATGTTCAAGCGGGTAAGCATTCCACACTGCGAGTGTTCATTGATGGTGAGAATGGTATCAATATTGAAGATTGTGCCAATGCAAGTCGCCAAGTCAGTGCTGTACTCGATGTTGAAGATCCTATTTCTACAGAATATACCCTAGAGGTTTCTTCGCCAGGCGTTGATAGACCCTTATTTACTGCTGAGCAGTATGCGGGCTATGTGGGCGAGGATGTAAAGCTTCAATTGACTATGCCGGTTGACGGCAGTCGTAATTTAAAAGGCGCCATCACTGCGGTCGACGGGCAAATGCTCTCACTGAAAGTGAATGGTAAAGAGTTAGTTGTCGCATTGGATAATATCCGTAAAGGCAACTTAATCGCTAAGTTTTGA
- the nusA gene encoding transcription termination factor NusA — MNKEILLVAEAVSNEKAVPREKIFEALEIALATATKKKYEGDIDVRVAIDRKTGGYDTFRRWMVVDDHGEALENPYREITLEAARYENPDIQPGEFIEDDIESVVFDRITTQTAKQVIVQKVREAERAQVVEQFQDQEGELITGIVKKATRESVVVDLGNNADGVLFREDLISRESFRPGDRVRALLYSVRPEARGAQLFLSRTKPEMLIELFRVEVPEIADELIEIMGAARDPGARAKIAVKSNDRRIDPIGACVGMRGARVQAVSNELGGERVDIVLWDDNPAQYVINAMAPADVASIIVDEDNHSMDIAVEADSLAQAIGRNGQNVRLATQLTGWVLNVMTVEDMNKKHQAESAKVVELFVNSLDVDEDFAQVLADEGFTSLEEVAYVPVSELLAIDGFDEDLVEALRERAKAAISTRALATEEALDGVEPSEELLALEGVDRHLAYVFASKGIVTLEDLAEQGIDDLIEIEELTEEKAGELIMAARNICWFGEEA, encoded by the coding sequence ATGAATAAAGAGATTCTGCTAGTCGCTGAGGCGGTTTCAAATGAAAAGGCCGTTCCACGCGAGAAAATTTTTGAAGCGCTAGAGATTGCTCTGGCCACAGCAACCAAGAAAAAATACGAAGGTGATATTGACGTTCGTGTTGCTATCGACCGTAAAACCGGTGGTTATGATACTTTCCGTCGTTGGATGGTGGTTGATGATCACGGTGAAGCGTTAGAAAATCCTTACCGCGAAATCACGTTAGAAGCGGCACGATACGAAAATCCAGACATCCAACCTGGCGAGTTTATCGAAGACGATATCGAGTCAGTGGTGTTTGACCGTATTACCACTCAAACTGCTAAGCAAGTGATCGTACAGAAAGTACGTGAAGCTGAACGTGCTCAAGTGGTTGAACAGTTCCAAGATCAAGAAGGTGAGTTAATCACTGGTATAGTCAAAAAAGCAACTCGCGAAAGCGTAGTGGTTGACTTAGGTAATAACGCTGACGGCGTGTTGTTCCGTGAAGATTTAATTTCACGTGAATCTTTCCGTCCAGGAGACCGCGTACGTGCATTATTGTACTCAGTACGTCCAGAAGCTCGCGGCGCGCAGTTATTCTTAAGCCGTACTAAACCTGAAATGCTGATCGAGCTTTTCCGTGTTGAAGTACCTGAAATTGCTGACGAACTGATTGAAATCATGGGCGCAGCTCGTGATCCAGGCGCGCGCGCTAAAATCGCCGTTAAGTCGAATGACCGTCGTATCGATCCAATCGGTGCGTGTGTGGGTATGCGTGGTGCACGTGTACAAGCCGTGTCGAATGAACTGGGTGGCGAACGTGTTGATATCGTGTTGTGGGATGATAATCCAGCACAATACGTGATCAATGCCATGGCGCCAGCCGATGTTGCCTCTATCATAGTTGACGAAGATAACCATTCTATGGATATCGCCGTTGAAGCCGATAGTTTGGCACAAGCCATTGGACGTAATGGCCAGAACGTACGTTTAGCGACACAACTGACAGGTTGGGTTCTGAACGTTATGACAGTGGAAGATATGAATAAGAAACACCAGGCAGAAAGTGCCAAGGTGGTTGAATTATTCGTTAACTCACTGGATGTCGATGAAGATTTTGCACAAGTACTGGCGGACGAGGGCTTTACGTCGCTCGAAGAAGTTGCCTATGTACCTGTGTCTGAACTATTGGCGATTGACGGTTTTGACGAAGATCTCGTTGAAGCCTTACGTGAACGTGCAAAAGCGGCGATCTCAACTCGAGCTCTCGCTACTGAAGAAGCACTGGATGGTGTGGAGCCAAGTGAAGAGTTACTAGCACTTGAAGGTGTTGACAGACACTTAGCCTATGTTTTCGCTAGCAAAGGTATTGTGACTCTAGAAGACTTGGCTGAACAAGGCATTGATGATTTGATCGAAATTGAAGAATTGACAGAAGAAAAAGCAGGTGAGCTCATCATGGCAGCCCGCAATATCTGTTGGTTTGGCGAAGAAGCATAA